In a genomic window of Acipenser ruthenus chromosome 41, fAciRut3.2 maternal haplotype, whole genome shotgun sequence:
- the LOC117433813 gene encoding CD276 antigen-like — protein sequence MFHTPSPLVLLSDEIQADSSVQLRPRVPSPVSLAVVVPRSPVTSPPGSDVTLDCSFSYKAGADLGKVVVTWQRRDYRVVHSFYYGQDQLALQNETYRNRTQLFPEQLSVGNASLRLKQVRGEDEGWYTCAVTNQVENTKGDVRLIVAAPFSEPQLAIGLPRPGDPVTLTVKVAGGYPRPTLLWLNAAGSDITNQSRTNQSVDSRGLYQIQSELEAVVNEAETFTFELDHPVMEQRVSRAVTLHPSTGVRIEQRSRLPVTFSLLLVLLLALGMFLYGAGAAVTG from the exons ATGTT ccaCACCCCCTCGCCCCTGGTCCTCCTCTCTGATGAGATCCAGGCAGACTCGAGCGTGCAGCTGCGACCGCGGGTCCCTTCACCAG TTTCATTGGCAGTGGTGGTGCCCCGGTCACCAGTGACGTCACCTCCTGGCAGTGATGTCACTCTCGACTGCTCTTTCTCCTATAAAGCGGGGGCTGATCTCGGGAAAGTGGTGGTTACCTGGCAACGCCGTGACTATCGGGTGGTCCACAGTTTCTATTACGGTCAGGACCAGCTGGCTCTGCAGAATGAAACCTACAGGAATCGGACCCAGCTGTTCCCAGAGCAGCTCAGTGTGGGGAACGCCTCCCTCAGACTGAAACAGGTGCGGGGGGAGGATGAGGGCTGGTACACCTGCGCTGTCACCAACCAAGTGGAGAACACCAAGGGAGACGTGCGACTCATAGTGGCAG CCCCTTTCAGCGAGCCGCAGTTAGCGATTGGCCTGCCTCGCCCCGGTGATCCTGTGACCCTGACTGTCAAGGTGGCGGGCGGTTATCCCCGGCCCACACTGCTGTGGCTGAATGCggcaggaagtgacatcacaaaCCAGAGCCGCACCAACCAGTCTGTGGACAGCAGGGGGCTCTACCAGATCCAGAGTGAGCTGGAGGCGGTGGTGAATGAAGCAGAGACCTTCACCTTCGAGCTGGATCACCCCGTGATGGAGCAGAGAGTGAGCCGAGCTGTCACCCTGCACCCAAGCACAG GCGTTCGTATTGAACAGAGAAGCCGGCTGCCTGTTACATTCTCACTGCTGCTTGTGTTGCTGCTGGCGCTCGGCATGTTTCTTTATGGAGCTGGAGCAGCTGTGACAGGCTGA